A single Lactuca sativa cultivar Salinas chromosome 8, Lsat_Salinas_v11, whole genome shotgun sequence DNA region contains:
- the LOC111905286 gene encoding SNW/SKI-interacting protein A, giving the protein MAALKEFLPPAKSSSSTFYDHASDPWFKRRYSTPTENEHAEIIKNKNNSVPLYNTSERLKYRPLKPHDFGDGGAFPEIHYAQYPLDLGRKKYSSSGPKTLPVTVDKHGNLTFDAIVKQNENASKIVHSQHKDLVPKILKDEEDEEEVEKQKKIEETTLQTKAALERIVNVRLSAAQPKHVTTQSQDSKFIKYKPSQQSSAFNSGAKERIIRMVEMPVDPLDPPKFKHKRVPKANGLPPVPVMHSPPRPVTVKDQQVWKIPPCISNWKNQKGYTIPLHKRLAADGRGLQDVQINDNFAKLSEAFYVAQQKSREAVSLRSKLQKETMMQEKERKEQELRALAQKARSERTGTATGAPPAAPPPPPSGKTMMDVDERETRETREERIQREKIREERRRERERERRLEAKDAAMGKKSKITRDRDRDISEKVALGMASGGAARGGEVMYDQRLFNQEKGMDSGFGTEDQYNVYDKGLFTAQPTLSTLYRPKKDADGEMYGGADEQIEKIRKTDRFKPDKGFTGANEKAGPRDRPVEFEKEVAEEADPFGLDQFLTQVKGGKKAMDKVGSSGTMKASGGASMREGYEGSGRSRIGFERGR; this is encoded by the coding sequence ATGGCGGCTTTGAAGGAGTTTTTGCCACCTGCAAAATCATCTTCTTCCACCTTCTATGATCATGCAAGCGATCCATGGTTCAAGCGAAGATACAGTACCCCAACAGAGAATGAACATGCTGAAAtcatcaaaaacaaaaacaactCTGTCCCATTATACAACACATCTGAGCGTTTAAAGTATCGACCATTGAAACCACACGACTTTGGTGATGGTGGAGCTTTTCCCGAGATACACTATGCACAGTACCCTCTTGATCTTGGTAGGAAAAAATATTCATCTTCAGGCCCAAAAACCCTACCTGTAACAGTCGATAAACATGGTAATCTAACATTTGATGCGATCGTGAAGCAAAACGAAAACGCATCAAAGATTGTACATTCACAGCACAAAGATCTTGTACCCAAGATTCTAAAGGatgaagaagacgaagaggaAGTGGAGAAGCAgaaaaagattgaagaaacaacCCTTCAAACAAAAGCAGCTCTCGAAAGGATTGTGAATGTAAGACTAAGTGCAGCACAACCCAAACACGTTACCACACAATCTCAAGATTCAAAGTTTATCAAATACAAACCCTCACAACAATCATCCGCATTTAACTCAGGGGCAAAAGAAAGAATCATTAGAATGGTGGAAATGCCAGTTGACCCATTAGACCCACCAAAGTTCAAACACAAAAGAGTCCCAAAAGCTAACGGGTTGCCACCTGTCCCTGTCATGCACTCCCCTCCTAGACCCGTAACAGTAAAAGACCAACAAGTTTGGAAGATCCCTCCGTGTATTTCAAACTGGAAGAATCAAAAAGGGTACACAATTCCTCTTCATAAACGTCTAGCAGCCGATGGAAGAGGGCTTCAAGACGTACAAATCAACGATAATTTTGCCAAACTTTCAGAAGCTTTTTATGTAGCTCAACAAAAATCTAGAGAAGCTGtctccttgaggtcaaaactccAAAAGGAAACAATGAtgcaagaaaaagaaagaaaagaacaaGAACTTCGCGCATTAGCTCAAAAAGCAAGATCCGAAAGAACCGGCACTGCAACCGGAGCACCTCCCGCCGCCCCACCGCCACCACCCTCCGGGAAGACCATGATGGATGTTGAcgagagagaaacaagagagacaAGAGAGGAGAGGATTCAGAGAGAGAAGATTCGGGAGGAGAGgaggagagagagggagagagagagaagactGGAAGCGAAAGATGCAGCAATGGGGAAAAAGAGTAAGATAACACGGGACAGAGACCGTGACATCAGCGAGAAGGTGGCGCTGGGGATGGCGTCAGGAGGGGCGGCGCGTGGTGGTGAAGTGATGTACGATCAGCGGTTGTTTAATCAAGAGAAAGGGATGGATTCAGGGTTTGGGACAGAGGATCAATACAATGTTTATGACAAAGGATTGTTTACAGCTCAGCCTACTCTCTCCACCTTATACCGCCCTAAGAAGGATGCTGATGGTGAGATGTATGGTGGGGCGGATGAGCAGATTGAGAAGATTAGGAAAACGGATCGATTTAAACCGGATAAAGGGTTCACGGGTGCCAACGAGAAAGCGGGTCCCAGGGATAGACCCGTTGAGTTTGAAAAAGAAGTCGCTGAAGAAGCGGATCCATTTGGTTTGGATCAGTTTTTGACCCAAGTCAAAGGAGGGAAGAAGgcgatggataaagttggaagcaGTGGGACCATGAAAGCAAGTGGTGGGGCTTCTATGCGTGAAGGGTATGAAGGTTCTGGAAGGAGTCGGATTGGGTTTGAAAGGGGGCGATAG
- the LOC122195423 gene encoding uncharacterized protein LOC122195423, giving the protein MGFSGKWRKWIHGCLTSSRASILVNGSPIDEYSITKGLNIAIKSASQQLLIKGLKLPNNGPCLTHLFYADDAIFIGKWDRRSIKNLDCILKCFHISSSLKVNFHKSKLFGIGVTDEELQDQASLLGCVKGYFPFTYLGIPVGANTSLTKNWRPIIEKFQARLSLWKAKTLSFGGHLTLVKSVLNSLPTYYFSLFKAPNGVIEDLEKAQTQETNYVYGEKSIPGVWSNIAKMVNIFPEVHINHQSFFSMVPGSNVEILFWLDRWCGDDTLKSKFPLLYKLELVKRCFVTERVSDSRFIWCWKSLLRGNNVLSEFLELCSILNNIRITPNVMGFRFNLNADGIYIHGEHIKEET; this is encoded by the exons GATTCATGGATGCCTTACTTCTTCCAGAGCATCAATCCTTGTTAATGGATCCCCAATTGACGAGTATTCCATAACAAAGG GATTGAATATTGCCATTAAGAGTGCCTCCCAACAGCTCTTGATTAAAGGTCTCAAGTTACCTAATAATGGTCCTTGTTTAACGCATTTGTTTTATGCAGATGATGCCATTTTCATTGGCAAATGGGATAGAAGAAGCATCAAGAATTTAGATTGTATTCTTAAGTGCTTTCACATCAGCTCTAGCCTTAAAGTAAACTTTCACAAGTCAAAGCTATTTGGTATTGGTGTGACAGATGAAGAATTACAAGATCAAGCAAGTCTTCTAGGATGTGTAAAAGGGTATTTTCCGTTTACATATCTGGGGATTCCAGTGGGGGCAAATACATCCCTAACAAAGAATTGGCGTCCGATAATTGAGAAGTTTCAAGCAAGACTTTCGTTATGGAAAGCAAAGACCTTATCATTTGGTGGTCATCTTACACTCGTGAAATCGGTATTAAACAGCCTTCCAACATATTACTTTTCATTATTTAAAGCACCAAACGGAgttattgaagatcttgaaaaagctCAAACGCAG GAAACCAATTATGTATATGGCGAGAAATCAATTCCTGGTGTCTGGTCCAATATTGCGAAAATGGTTAACATCTTTCCTGAAGTACATATTAATCATCAATCCTTCTTCTCCATGGTTCCTGGTTCTAATGTGGAAATTCTATTTTGGTTAGATCGGTGGTGTGGTGATGATACTCTTAAAAGTAAATTCCCTTTACTATATAAATTGGAATTGGTGAAAAGATGTTTTGTTACTGAAAGGGTATCTGACTCAAGATTTATCTGGTGCTGGAAATCACTACTTAGAGGAAATAACGTTCTATCGGAATTTTTGGAACTATGCTCTATCCTCAACAATATCAGAATCACACCCAATGTGATGGGGTTTAGATTCAATCTCAATGCTGATGGTATATATATACACGGTGAACATATTAAGGAAGAAACTTGA